In Plasmodium vinckei vinckei genome assembly, chromosome: PVVCY_01, one DNA window encodes the following:
- a CDS encoding eukaryotic translation initiation factor 3 subunit L, putative, with amino-acid sequence MSQVQAENTVVEERIVSFEEEVETFLINLHDFVYHRNAEAIKKLFDTDFYTISDLYFKNIRWPSIKQVDEFYKQKNRFHNLIHSLYEELYYRHVFIINDVTLEDRKNTWENYKCLLNFISSICTDNDANDNVLVMPNVWIYDFLSEYIYQFQSMCHFKLELLNSPEENEKGIDFVVKNPDVFESSIVLEVLHSLLLKGEFSTLPEEEKVAFVSNVFNVNNEELTSKYQFSYFSCCILLNVYVLLGDYYSALKIISNIQLNHKQLYWKVTLCHINIYYNIAFCYMMLKRYNDSIKILSQILIYLSKQKAHISNQQRYQQSLINKLIDKMYLIAIICHSLCNTRLDETILQNIKENYSSKFYSLQSANEQAYTDLFYRVAPKFIDPVSNISFQLLTNFENPQNQTYNSNPTLRQLSIFLKNVTYQKKTYHLMSYVKLYHNIQINKLGNLMNYQEKDDDNVYCDIMCVKNYNRQLIWREGPLYSGEITTSIFGNTFDFYIDIDILNIKTRAQQKIFIDYFIHQISMCKNLTNNLQGNSSGHLYKIKYDNYKRKGKGKNRNKHGNHQIPVMQ; translated from the coding sequence atgagtcAGGTACAAGCTGAAAACACTGTCGTAGAGGAAAGGATAGTAAGTTTTGAAGAAGAAGTagaaacatttttaattaatttacaTGATTTTGTATATCATCGAAATGCTGAAGCtataaagaaattatttgatacagatttttatacaatatctgatttgtattttaaaaatatccGATGGCCATCTATAAAACAAGTTGatgaattttataaacaaaaaaatagattCCATAATTTGATACACTCTTTATATGAAGAATTATATTATCGTcatgtatttataattaatgatGTAACATTAGAAGATCGTAAAAATACATgggaaaattataaatgcTTGTTAAACTTTATATCAAGTATATGTACAGATAATGATGCAAATGATAATGTATTAGTTATGCCAAATGTATGGATATATGACTTTTTATcagaatatatttatcaatttCAATCTATGTGTCATTTTAAACtagaattattaaattctCCTGAAGAGAATGAAAAAGGTATTGATTTTGTTGTAAAAAATCCAGATGTTTTTGAAAGTAGTATAGTATTAGAGGTATTACAtagtttattattaaaaggtGAATTTTCTACTTTACCTGAAGAAGAAAAGGTTGCATTTGTAAGTAATGTATTTaatgtaaataatgaagaatTAACAAGTAAATATcaattttcttatttttcatGTTGTATATTATTGAATGTATATGTATTGTTAGGTGATTATTATAGTGcactaaaaataatatcaaatatacaattgaatcataaacaattatattGGAAAGTAACTTTAtgtcatataaatatatattataatattgctTTCTGTTATATGATGTTAAAAAGGTATAATGAcagtataaaaattttatcacAGATATTGATTTATTTGTCAAAACAAAAAGCACATATATCAAATCAACAAAGATATCAACAatcattaataaataaattaatagataaaatgtatttaattGCTATTATATGTCATTCATTATGTAATACAAGATTAGATGAAActatattacaaaatattaaagaaaattattcaaGTAAATTCTATTCTTTACAATCTGCTAATGAACAAGCATATAcagatttattttatcgAGTTGCTCCAAAATTTATTGATCCAGTATCTAATATTAGTTTTcaattattaacaaattttgaaaatccACAAAATCAAACATATAATTCAAATCCAACTTTACGACAattatctatttttttaaaaaatgtaacatatcaaaaaaaaacatatcaTCTAATGTCTTATGttaaattatatcataatattcaaattaataaattaggAAATCTAATGAACTATCAAGAAAAGGATGACGATAATGTTTATTGTGATATTATGTGtgttaaaaattataacagACAATTAATTTGGAGGGAAGGTCCATTATATTCAGGAGAAATAACTACATCTATTTTTGGAAATACCtttgatttttatattgatatagatattttaaatattaaaacaagagcacaacaaaaaatatttattgattattttattcatcAAATAAGTATGTGTAAAAACCttacaaataatttacaGGGAAATAGTTCTGGTCAtctttacaaaattaaatatgacaattataaaagaaaaggcaaaggaaaaaatagaaacaAACATGGAAATCACCAAATCCCAGTTAtgcaataa